The Elusimicrobiota bacterium genome has a segment encoding these proteins:
- the rsmI gene encoding 16S rRNA (cytidine(1402)-2'-O)-methyltransferase, which translates to MPSHVLLPGLCIVPTPIGNLGDITRRAIETLQQADLIACEDTRRTLGLLNFLGISKPLWSYHAHSPRHRPRQLIDALQAGKRVALVCDAGTPGLSDPGTHLVKTAIEAGIPVVSLPGPCAAITALVGSGLPTDRFFFIGFLPRRTARAKRVLEKALASEATVVVYESPYRTAETVRLIAELAGPGTPLVIARELSKVHEEFIRGRAQDIVAALEAQPPIGEVVILVNAGDVGADRCPVPDVTQ; encoded by the coding sequence ATGCCTAGCCACGTGTTGCTTCCGGGTCTCTGTATTGTTCCGACGCCCATCGGGAATCTAGGGGATATCACGCGGCGGGCCATTGAAACCCTGCAGCAGGCGGATCTCATCGCCTGCGAAGACACGCGCCGGACACTCGGCCTTTTGAATTTTCTGGGAATCTCCAAACCGCTCTGGAGCTACCATGCGCACAGCCCGCGCCATAGACCGCGACAGCTTATAGACGCTTTGCAGGCCGGAAAACGCGTGGCGCTGGTCTGTGATGCAGGCACTCCGGGCCTATCCGATCCCGGCACCCATTTGGTGAAAACAGCCATCGAGGCTGGTATCCCGGTTGTTTCATTGCCCGGGCCTTGTGCCGCGATCACAGCCCTGGTGGGGTCCGGATTACCGACTGACCGCTTCTTTTTTATAGGATTTCTCCCGAGGCGCACAGCCCGCGCCAAGCGGGTTTTGGAAAAGGCGTTAGCCAGCGAAGCGACGGTGGTGGTGTATGAATCGCCTTACCGGACCGCAGAAACCGTGCGGCTCATCGCCGAACTGGCGGGGCCGGGAACACCGCTCGTCATCGCGCGGGAACTGAGCAAAGTTCACGAGGAATTTATCCGGGGCCGCGCTCAAGATATTGTCGCGGCGTTGGAAGCTCAACCGCCGATCGGAGAAGTCGTCATTCTCGTGAACGCAGGGGATGTAGGGGCGGACCGCTGTCCCGTCCCCGATGTAACTCAATAG
- a CDS encoding HD domain-containing phosphohydrolase: protein MTFSSMFWPWILSTTFLAAWLLSLWLLRQERKNVQDEQHQGQAKRERVERELAHQQGLLDRWVGFLKRLHEHSLSPSGQLTKQELAESVLDAVRLLTGARLSVLLETTADTQNVVPLASRGLSPQQVAALRIRFGDNVLGQVAAKGIPVIRNDVSLNEEPVEGFLKPPYVVLPILIPLRLTGVLVLAQPQQTLFDPEALRLVDAMTQEAGLLFGYLGLLQDVYNANEGMTSALAQALSVREDYAPRHLNRTQTLIRSMARELHLPEFWIQQIEHGALLHDVGKIGIPDAILKKPGKLTPEEYDIMKHHSSIGYRILAPIPFLRPAASIVRHHQEWHNGKGYPDGLAGEEIPLGARMVSILDAWDAMTSDRVPRKALIKTSAITELRRQAGTQFDPKLVDIFLRVIEDLERKGVATTENADGAVPAAPGPHA, encoded by the coding sequence ATGACATTCTCCTCAATGTTCTGGCCATGGATTTTATCGACGACATTTCTGGCGGCGTGGCTCTTAAGCCTCTGGCTTCTGCGCCAGGAGCGAAAAAACGTTCAAGACGAACAACACCAGGGACAGGCCAAAAGGGAACGCGTTGAGCGCGAATTGGCTCATCAGCAAGGACTCCTGGATCGATGGGTCGGTTTTTTAAAGCGCCTGCATGAGCATAGCCTTTCGCCTTCCGGACAACTGACGAAGCAGGAACTGGCGGAAAGCGTCCTGGATGCCGTGCGTCTCTTGACCGGCGCCCGGCTCAGTGTTCTTCTGGAAACAACCGCGGACACACAGAACGTTGTTCCCCTGGCTTCCCGGGGCCTGTCTCCACAACAGGTCGCCGCACTTCGGATCCGCTTCGGGGACAACGTGCTGGGCCAGGTGGCAGCCAAGGGGATCCCCGTGATTCGGAACGACGTCTCATTAAACGAGGAGCCGGTCGAAGGATTTTTAAAACCGCCCTATGTCGTGCTCCCGATCCTGATCCCGCTTCGTTTAACGGGAGTGTTGGTCCTGGCGCAGCCGCAACAAACGCTGTTCGATCCGGAGGCGCTGCGACTCGTTGACGCAATGACGCAAGAGGCGGGATTACTTTTTGGATACTTAGGTCTTTTACAAGACGTGTACAACGCCAATGAGGGGATGACATCCGCCTTGGCGCAAGCCTTGTCCGTTCGAGAGGATTACGCGCCGCGTCATTTGAATCGCACGCAGACGCTGATCCGCTCCATGGCGAGGGAACTCCATCTGCCGGAGTTTTGGATTCAGCAAATTGAGCATGGGGCCCTGCTTCACGATGTGGGAAAAATAGGCATTCCGGATGCGATCTTGAAGAAGCCTGGCAAGTTGACACCGGAAGAGTACGATATAATGAAGCACCATTCCAGCATCGGTTACCGGATTCTCGCTCCGATTCCCTTTTTGCGGCCAGCGGCGTCGATCGTCCGCCATCATCAGGAATGGCACAATGGAAAAGGGTACCCCGACGGATTGGCTGGCGAAGAAATCCCCCTCGGCGCCCGTATGGTTTCCATTCTGGACGCCTGGGACGCGATGACGTCGGACCGAGTGCCCCGGAAAGCCCTGATCAAAACGTCTGCCATCACCGAACTGCGGCGACAAGCCGGGACTCAGTTTGATCCGAAACTGGTCGACATTTTTCTGAGGGTCATCGAAGACCTTGAACGAAAAGGCGTGGCCACCACCGAAAACGCAGACGGAGCGGTCCCGGCCGCCCCTGGACCGCATGCCTAG
- a CDS encoding nucleoside-diphosphate kinase, protein MSGNIQNTLVLIKPDGLKKSLTGNILTKLAETRLTIVAARVTRVSKELAEAHYVHLKDKPFFPELLRYISGEIYGEDYQRVLAMVYRGEDAIKKVRDIAGATNPEEADSTSIRGAYGRITTKGVFENVIHASANDADAEREIKLWFQPDELVVEIYPSQIITRQNVQERTWA, encoded by the coding sequence ATGAGCGGAAATATCCAAAACACACTCGTCCTGATCAAACCCGATGGCCTCAAGAAGTCGCTCACTGGAAACATCCTGACCAAACTGGCGGAAACCCGTTTGACCATCGTCGCCGCACGCGTGACCCGGGTCAGTAAAGAATTGGCCGAAGCGCATTACGTTCACTTAAAAGATAAGCCCTTCTTCCCGGAATTGCTGCGCTATATCAGCGGCGAAATCTACGGGGAGGATTACCAGCGGGTGTTGGCCATGGTGTATCGCGGGGAAGACGCCATCAAAAAAGTTCGCGACATCGCGGGCGCCACCAACCCAGAAGAAGCCGACTCCACCAGTATTCGAGGGGCCTATGGCCGCATCACAACCAAAGGTGTTTTTGAAAACGTGATCCACGCTTCCGCGAATGACGCCGATGCCGAACGCGAAATCAAACTGTGGTTCCAGCCGGATGAGCTGGTCGTCGAGATTTACCCTTCCCAGATCATTACCCGCCAAAACGTCCAGGAACGAACCTGGGCCTAA
- a CDS encoding transketolase C-terminal domain-containing protein, whose translation MTLSAASKKQTVDVIEMLRVEAERLRLLNLKALNRAGSGHPGGTLSLAEVMATLFFGGVLRYDPQDPAWTHRDRLVLSEGHSVPILYSALVEANVKGWSLEALMDLRKNPDAIAQGHATRGTPGIDVSTGALGMGGSKSLGLALAARYKGQDYHTFAIIGDGEMEEGEIYEAASNAALVGADNLTWILNRNKAQQTAGICDVSHIDHARWFESMGWKVVLLNGESSEPAQNRDFISQLRAALLQAKKDAHLAGRPTLILIDTIKGKGVDFMEFRDHKPGEYKFHGVSPTNEQLARAIPIIEARLGSPDTQELPAFLKQGAVSAEIRRDVDERNQRAMAEQRLKHEELRRKAHVVFPSYKTTDKPTGTRVGFGAALASLAVQHPEVVATSPDLQDSVQMFDLEKMVGRHTPDNPLGAYFPEGISESNACGKCAGLGYEGLIPFIGTFDNFLLEGADELQHASAFGSFYVAVGTHSGCGVGPDGKSQMGLGTPGMIDHFSGVDGELFEMFEPCDAQEAAEITRLIVDRYFKEGNPGHPIYLRCTRHNVPHLDRSGLTDYPRKLLEGSYVIPSSAAGKSDILLVASGATVSEAVKAQAQLAQQGIKATVINVVSLNKIHRPNSTFVKDYLENDVPLLTVHDAEPNALGHRVKDAVNTARLLGRRPGIVMRCLGADPSPRAAHIGSGTTEENYRRNHLDAAGIVETVKQILKK comes from the coding sequence ATGACACTTTCGGCCGCTTCGAAAAAACAGACGGTAGATGTGATTGAGATGCTTCGCGTCGAAGCGGAACGTCTCCGCCTGTTGAATTTGAAAGCCCTGAACCGGGCGGGCTCGGGCCATCCGGGAGGAACGCTTTCTCTGGCGGAGGTCATGGCGACTCTCTTTTTTGGAGGGGTTTTGCGCTACGACCCTCAGGACCCGGCCTGGACACACCGCGATCGCCTGGTATTGAGCGAAGGGCACTCGGTTCCCATTCTGTATTCTGCCCTGGTTGAAGCCAACGTCAAAGGCTGGTCGCTGGAAGCCTTAATGGATCTGAGGAAAAACCCGGACGCCATCGCACAGGGGCATGCCACCCGCGGGACTCCTGGCATTGATGTTTCCACCGGCGCCCTGGGCATGGGAGGATCCAAATCCCTGGGTCTGGCGTTGGCGGCCCGGTACAAAGGCCAGGACTATCACACCTTTGCCATTATCGGCGACGGGGAAATGGAAGAAGGCGAAATTTACGAAGCGGCTTCCAACGCCGCGCTGGTCGGGGCCGACAATCTGACTTGGATTCTGAACCGGAACAAGGCCCAGCAAACCGCCGGCATCTGCGACGTCAGCCACATTGATCACGCCCGCTGGTTCGAGTCCATGGGATGGAAGGTTGTTCTTCTCAACGGCGAATCTTCGGAGCCGGCTCAAAATAGAGATTTTATCTCCCAACTGCGCGCGGCCCTCTTACAGGCTAAGAAAGACGCACACCTCGCCGGGCGACCCACCCTTATTCTGATCGACACGATCAAAGGGAAGGGCGTTGATTTCATGGAGTTCCGGGATCATAAACCCGGCGAATACAAATTTCACGGCGTTTCTCCAACGAATGAGCAGCTGGCACGGGCCATTCCCATTATTGAAGCGCGGCTGGGTTCTCCCGACACGCAGGAACTGCCCGCCTTCCTCAAGCAGGGTGCGGTTTCAGCGGAAATCCGGCGGGACGTCGACGAGCGCAATCAGCGCGCCATGGCTGAGCAGCGGCTGAAACACGAGGAGCTTCGTCGAAAAGCCCACGTTGTTTTTCCTTCCTATAAGACAACGGACAAGCCGACGGGGACTCGCGTGGGGTTTGGGGCGGCGTTGGCCTCCCTGGCGGTCCAACACCCCGAGGTGGTCGCGACCTCTCCTGATTTGCAGGACTCGGTCCAGATGTTTGATCTGGAGAAAATGGTTGGACGCCATACCCCGGACAACCCCTTGGGCGCTTACTTCCCGGAAGGGATCTCTGAATCCAATGCCTGCGGCAAATGCGCGGGACTGGGGTACGAAGGGCTGATCCCGTTTATCGGGACCTTTGACAATTTTCTTCTCGAAGGAGCCGATGAATTGCAACATGCCTCGGCCTTCGGCTCCTTCTATGTCGCGGTGGGAACGCACTCCGGCTGCGGCGTAGGTCCGGATGGGAAAAGCCAGATGGGGCTTGGTACTCCGGGGATGATCGATCACTTCTCCGGCGTCGATGGAGAGCTTTTTGAAATGTTTGAACCCTGCGACGCGCAGGAAGCCGCTGAAATCACGCGATTAATCGTTGACCGCTATTTCAAGGAAGGCAACCCGGGCCACCCGATCTATTTACGATGCACCCGGCACAACGTTCCGCACCTGGACCGCAGCGGGTTAACGGATTACCCCCGGAAACTTCTGGAAGGCAGTTATGTAATTCCCTCTTCCGCCGCCGGCAAAAGCGACATTCTCCTGGTCGCGTCCGGAGCCACGGTATCGGAAGCGGTGAAAGCACAAGCTCAGCTGGCCCAGCAGGGAATTAAGGCCACCGTGATCAACGTCGTGAGCCTCAATAAAATTCACCGCCCCAACTCCACTTTTGTGAAAGACTATCTGGAAAACGATGTTCCTCTCTTGACCGTTCACGACGCGGAGCCCAATGCGCTCGGGCATCGCGTGAAAGACGCGGTCAATACCGCCCGTCTCCTCGGCCGCCGGCCGGGGATCGTGATGCGCTGCCTGGGAGCGGATCCCTCGCCGCGTGCCGCCCATATCGGCTCCGGCACCACCGAAGAAAACTACCGCCGCAACCACCTGGACGCGGCCGGCATTGTTGAAACCGTTAAACAAATCCTCAAGAAATAA